In Procambarus clarkii isolate CNS0578487 chromosome 13, FALCON_Pclarkii_2.0, whole genome shotgun sequence, the genomic stretch GCACTAACATGTGTCTCTTCACAAGACaaagctgactgaatctcttttcacactctggacacttgtgaggtttgtcACATGAATGCACTGACATGTGAGCCTTCACACTTGCAAGgtgactgaatctcttctcacactctggacacttgtgaAGTTTGTCACATGAATGCACTGACATATGAACCTTCACATGAtgacgctgactgaatctcttcccacactctggacacttgtgaggtttctcacctgaatgcactaacatgtgagtcttcacacttCTAAGATGaccgaatctcttcccacactctggacacttatgaggtttgtcaccagaatgcactaatatgtgagtcttcacatgtccaagctgactgaatctcttcccacactctggacacttatgaggtttgtcaccagaatgcactaatatgtgagtcttcatatttccaagctgactgaatctcttcccacactctggacacttatgaggtttgtcaccagaaTGCACTAATATAtgtgtct encodes the following:
- the LOC138364524 gene encoding zinc finger protein 892-like is translated as MLVHSGEKPHKCPECGKRFSQRHHVKVHMSVHSCDKLHKCPECEKRFSHLASVKAHMSVHSCDKPHKCPECEKRFSQLCLVKRHMLVHVDERRFECAECSKKIKNRRAIIQHMLVHVDERCLECAECGKKFKDRRTIIRHMLVHSDDKPHECSECGKRFKWPESMKRHVCTGP